From Calditrichota bacterium, one genomic window encodes:
- a CDS encoding CvpA family protein has protein sequence MHILDVLIIFLLVGFGVGGIRRGFLFELMITIGLAVSLFLTLYFRGELQALAGKFAEPGWELRWASGLMFLLFFLIIYLVFAYMGNKLHQWIDGTKLKWPDRILGLAGGTAKGIFLLAALVMVIQWADVSGQMTTFMNKSKLIRVGKKAVHSLTHWESWEKRNWV, from the coding sequence ATGCATATCCTCGACGTCCTCATTATCTTCTTGCTGGTCGGTTTCGGAGTCGGTGGTATCCGGCGCGGATTCCTGTTTGAGCTGATGATTACCATCGGCCTCGCAGTGAGCCTCTTTCTCACGCTCTATTTCAGAGGTGAACTGCAGGCACTCGCGGGAAAATTCGCCGAGCCGGGATGGGAACTGCGCTGGGCTTCCGGACTGATGTTCCTGTTGTTCTTTTTGATTATCTACCTCGTGTTCGCCTACATGGGAAACAAACTCCACCAGTGGATCGACGGGACGAAACTCAAATGGCCCGATCGCATCTTAGGATTGGCGGGAGGAACTGCCAAAGGAATCTTCCTGCTCGCAGCCTTGGTGATGGTCATTCAGTGGGCCGACGTGAGCGGACAAATGACAACCTTCATGAATAAATCCAAACTCATCCGCGTCGGAAAAAAGGCCGTGCACAGTTTGACACATTGGGAGAGCTGGGAAAAACGCAATTGGGTATGA
- a CDS encoding CHAP domain-containing protein: MPDLSYGSHGPDVRELQELLCERGYAVAVDGDFGGKTRNAVKAFQSQNLDQLGQPLVVDGKVGPLTWWSLTHRKPLIETVAAVDYGRMPPQSAGGSRFGRAALKTAINELNLGAGEEGGNNKGKWVRKYLNGLAPEGSSWCAAFTSWCYSHNSQGMPFTYSVGARDILKQFKDHGWTHEPNSGYSPEPGDIVVWWRVQASGWQGHIGLVHSLKDGILYTIEGNKSPKVQGFSYVLSRMEKLLGFGQVPG, encoded by the coding sequence ATGCCGGATTTGTCCTATGGATCACACGGTCCTGATGTTCGTGAACTGCAAGAGTTGCTCTGCGAGCGCGGCTATGCTGTTGCGGTAGACGGTGATTTCGGCGGCAAAACAAGAAATGCCGTCAAGGCCTTTCAATCGCAAAATCTCGATCAACTTGGTCAACCGTTGGTGGTCGATGGAAAAGTCGGTCCGTTGACATGGTGGAGCCTCACTCATCGCAAACCTCTGATCGAAACCGTCGCGGCCGTCGATTACGGCAGAATGCCGCCGCAGTCCGCCGGTGGAAGCAGATTCGGAAGAGCTGCCCTAAAGACTGCAATCAATGAACTGAATCTCGGCGCGGGCGAAGAAGGCGGCAACAACAAAGGCAAATGGGTGCGAAAGTATTTGAATGGACTCGCTCCCGAAGGCTCAAGTTGGTGCGCCGCCTTCACAAGTTGGTGCTACAGTCACAATTCGCAGGGCATGCCGTTTACGTATTCGGTCGGTGCCCGCGATATACTGAAACAATTCAAAGACCACGGTTGGACTCACGAACCGAATTCGGGATATTCTCCCGAACCCGGTGATATCGTTGTGTGGTGGCGCGTGCAAGCGAGCGGATGGCAGGGCCATATTGGTTTGGTACATTCGCTCAAAGATGGAATACTCTACACCATTGAAGGAAACAAGAGCCCAAAAGTGCAGGGATTCTCGTACGTTCTCAGCCGCATGGAAAAACTGCTCGGCTTTGGACAGGTCCCCGGTTAA
- a CDS encoding SRPBCC domain-containing protein, which translates to MAVYKLVEGERRSIVGEFEFDLPVETVWAALTDPNQIANWFCFRARVEGKVGGEIEFDWKPFFDFNWIDNISVWEPNKRLTFVPKPETLSKDKSIAYTCDFVIKSDKGKTTLRMVQSGFTTAAKWDDEFDSFFGGWTYELYSLSHYLTYHYGKKRSMLKTSTMFDSAESEKPYERIVHAEGLFEGKTLSELKVGGRYKVKLSDKDTIEGVVVQAQPHGMDQFAGTVENWNNGLFRIGSGSKFCFTWLALYDYKDQDVVHLEPLLKKKFEQALAVTA; encoded by the coding sequence ATGGCCGTATACAAACTCGTCGAAGGCGAGCGGCGATCCATCGTGGGCGAATTTGAGTTCGATCTTCCAGTGGAAACCGTCTGGGCAGCACTCACTGACCCCAACCAAATCGCCAATTGGTTCTGCTTTCGTGCGCGCGTTGAAGGAAAAGTCGGCGGTGAAATCGAATTCGATTGGAAACCGTTTTTCGATTTCAACTGGATTGACAACATCTCAGTGTGGGAGCCCAACAAGCGGCTTACCTTCGTACCCAAACCCGAAACACTGTCCAAGGATAAGTCTATCGCTTACACCTGCGACTTCGTCATCAAGAGCGACAAAGGCAAGACGACGCTAAGGATGGTGCAGTCGGGTTTCACGACCGCTGCGAAGTGGGATGATGAATTCGATTCCTTCTTCGGCGGTTGGACATACGAACTCTATTCGTTGTCGCACTATCTGACTTACCACTACGGCAAGAAGCGTAGTATGCTGAAGACGAGTACGATGTTCGACTCGGCCGAGAGTGAAAAACCCTATGAACGGATTGTCCATGCTGAAGGGCTGTTCGAGGGCAAAACCCTTAGTGAATTGAAAGTAGGAGGCCGTTACAAAGTAAAACTGTCTGACAAGGATACCATTGAAGGCGTCGTTGTGCAGGCGCAGCCGCACGGCATGGATCAGTTCGCTGGTACCGTAGAAAACTGGAATAACGGTCTCTTCAGAATCGGCTCAGGGTCCAAATTCTGTTTTACTTGGTTGGCCCTCTATGACTACAAAGATCAGGACGTCGTTCATCTCGAACCTCTGCTCAAAAAGAAGTTCGAACAAGCGCTGGCCGTGACCGCATAG
- a CDS encoding HNH endonuclease, with amino-acid sequence MCENEYGRMLQAGMHFRPNGSTSIFLMSVRKNAPYSDRIEEGGRVLIYEGHDAARNRVEGDPKSVDQPLALPSGKPTQNGLFYRAAHAFKSGEENAEVVRVYQKVMDGVWVFNGSFKLVDSWQESDGTRKVYKFRLELVDEVDQHSLSVTELTHSRVIPSAVKLEVYKRDKGRCVICESTENLHFDHDFPYSKGGTSLIAENVRLLCAKHNLQKSDKIE; translated from the coding sequence ATGTGTGAGAACGAATATGGAAGGATGCTTCAGGCAGGTATGCACTTCCGACCGAATGGAAGTACAAGCATATTCTTGATGAGTGTTCGTAAGAACGCTCCGTACAGCGACCGTATAGAAGAAGGTGGGCGTGTCCTGATCTATGAAGGCCATGATGCTGCGAGAAATCGAGTAGAGGGTGACCCAAAGTCTGTTGATCAGCCCCTTGCCTTGCCAAGCGGTAAGCCAACTCAGAATGGTCTCTTCTATCGAGCGGCTCATGCATTCAAGTCGGGGGAAGAAAACGCTGAAGTTGTTCGCGTGTACCAAAAAGTCATGGATGGAGTTTGGGTCTTCAATGGGAGCTTCAAGTTAGTTGACTCCTGGCAAGAAAGCGATGGGACACGAAAAGTCTACAAGTTTAGATTAGAACTTGTAGACGAGGTTGACCAACATTCTCTTAGCGTTACTGAGTTGACACATTCGCGGGTTATCCCGTCTGCTGTAAAGCTTGAAGTCTACAAACGAGATAAAGGTAGATGCGTCATTTGCGAAAGCACTGAGAACTTACATTTTGACCATGACTTTCCATATTCCAAAGGCGGAACTTCTTTAATTGCCGAAAATGTTAGATTGTTGTGTGCTAAGCACAATCTTCAAAAGAGCGATAAGATAGAATAA
- the rfbB gene encoding dTDP-glucose 4,6-dehydratase, with protein MNHLLVTGGAGFIGSNFVRHMMKKYPHLKITNLDALTYAGNLDNLKDVASDPRYRFVQGDICDEKKVAEAMDGCDAVVNFAAETHVDRSIHAGDLFVMTNVKGVYVLCEEARRRKVERFLHISTDEVYGSRLEGYFKETDNLSPSSPYSSAKAGGELLARSYFVTYGLPVLITRSSNNFGPYQYPEKLVPLFTTNLIENKPVPVYGDGKQVRDWLFVEDQCDGLDLVLHKGEVGEIYNCGSHNEEYNIDVTHAILKLLGKGDDLITYVQDRPGHDRRYAVDTDKIQKLGWKKNHNFMQGLEKTVKWYVENEAWWRDIKLKQADYKAWMEKHYKPLEKS; from the coding sequence ATGAACCACCTCCTTGTAACCGGAGGGGCCGGGTTTATCGGCTCCAACTTCGTGCGGCATATGATGAAAAAATATCCGCACTTGAAAATCACAAACCTCGACGCGCTGACCTACGCGGGCAACCTGGACAACCTCAAGGATGTCGCAAGCGATCCGCGCTACCGTTTCGTGCAGGGCGATATCTGCGACGAGAAAAAAGTTGCCGAAGCGATGGACGGCTGCGACGCCGTCGTCAACTTCGCCGCCGAGACGCACGTCGACCGTTCGATTCACGCGGGCGATCTGTTCGTGATGACGAACGTCAAAGGCGTGTACGTGTTGTGCGAAGAAGCGCGCCGCCGCAAAGTCGAGCGCTTCCTCCACATCTCCACCGACGAAGTTTACGGCTCGCGTCTCGAAGGCTACTTCAAAGAAACCGACAATCTCTCTCCGTCATCGCCCTATTCATCGGCCAAAGCCGGCGGTGAATTGCTCGCGCGTTCGTATTTCGTCACCTACGGCCTGCCCGTGCTGATTACGCGCTCGTCGAATAACTTCGGCCCCTATCAATATCCCGAGAAACTCGTCCCGCTGTTCACGACGAACTTGATCGAGAACAAACCCGTTCCCGTTTACGGCGACGGCAAGCAGGTGCGCGATTGGCTGTTCGTCGAAGATCAGTGCGACGGACTCGATCTCGTTCTGCACAAAGGCGAAGTCGGCGAAATCTACAACTGCGGTTCGCACAACGAAGAGTACAACATCGACGTCACGCACGCAATTCTGAAACTTCTGGGCAAGGGCGACGACTTGATCACTTACGTGCAGGATCGTCCCGGCCACGACCGACGTTACGCCGTCGATACCGACAAAATCCAGAAGCTCGGTTGGAAGAAGAATCACAACTTCATGCAAGGTCTCGAAAAAACCGTCAAGTGGTACGTGGAGAACGAAGCGTGGTGGCGCGACATCAAACTCAAACAGGCCGACTACAAAGCCTGGATGGAAAAACACTATAAACCCTTAGAGAAGTCCTAA
- a CDS encoding response regulator — protein sequence MAYKVMIVDDEDLILSSLETFLTLRGYEVQTSNNPVEALERIEFDKFHVVLMDINMPQMTGLELLKRVKAARPTVQVIMMTAYTTIQKCIECVERGASDYLLKPFEDMEQLADLIDETCRRVARWEVIAKESLRNPRDVTAHQL from the coding sequence ATGGCATACAAGGTGATGATCGTTGACGATGAAGATTTGATTCTTTCATCGCTCGAGACATTTTTGACGCTGCGCGGTTACGAAGTACAAACGTCCAACAATCCGGTGGAAGCACTGGAGCGTATCGAGTTCGACAAGTTTCACGTCGTGCTCATGGACATCAACATGCCGCAGATGACGGGGCTCGAACTCTTGAAGCGCGTGAAAGCGGCGCGTCCGACGGTGCAAGTGATCATGATGACGGCCTATACCACGATCCAGAAGTGTATCGAGTGTGTCGAGCGCGGCGCCAGCGACTATTTGCTCAAACCGTTTGAAGACATGGAGCAGCTTGCGGACCTTATCGATGAAACCTGCCGCCGCGTGGCACGCTGGGAAGTGATTGCCAAGGAAAGCCTGCGCAATCCTCGCGACGTGACGGCGCATCAATTGTAA
- a CDS encoding T9SS type A sorting domain-containing protein — MRLKAILLLCLFAPAVFGQVMINEFLYDTPGTDDTNIMYVEIYGPAGTDLTGWYVVGINGNGGAAYDSVALSGEIPSDGYFVVGGAGVPNVDQVAPRDFQNAGSSSGDDCDGLNLRNGSGQIIDHLCYGPCAAGHVCNGEGGTNAPDPFPTGGITYLLARIPDHSDTDDNAADWAQTDTQTPGQPNSGEPCDPINAVLEDIRENDDNGLSLLLGDFVIFRGIVNVDNYTLDSLTESNYFVQDDNAGVNVFRGSAPQGLMEGDCVEVSGWVSHYNGLTEIVASGAGNCSFRVEALGSNVPVTPQVLTATSPFEPFEGMLVEIRNCTVVGGDPWPTGAGQNANITVTDGTGTFTARIDGDTQVGTVSQPSGAFTVRGILTQFDTSSPYDTDYQITFRYPSDVVTGSAVGDDPVTVAESFALTNAYPNPFNGIANIELSVGSAREIEVTISDVLGRQVYSRTLSNLTPGMHRIQWSPEGAAGLYFVRATSNARVETTKLLYLK; from the coding sequence ATGCGGTTGAAGGCAATTTTATTGCTGTGTTTGTTTGCCCCGGCGGTATTCGGGCAGGTGATGATCAATGAATTTTTGTACGACACTCCCGGCACCGACGACACGAACATTATGTATGTGGAAATTTACGGTCCGGCGGGCACGGACTTGACGGGTTGGTATGTCGTCGGGATCAACGGTAATGGCGGCGCGGCATATGACTCAGTTGCTCTTTCAGGTGAAATTCCCAGCGATGGTTACTTTGTCGTTGGCGGTGCAGGTGTTCCTAATGTTGATCAAGTTGCTCCTCGTGATTTTCAGAATGCGGGGTCTTCAAGCGGCGACGACTGCGACGGATTGAATCTTCGCAACGGTTCCGGTCAGATAATTGACCATCTTTGTTATGGTCCTTGCGCTGCCGGTCACGTTTGCAACGGCGAAGGCGGCACGAACGCACCCGATCCGTTCCCGACGGGCGGCATCACTTACTTGCTGGCTCGCATTCCTGACCATTCGGATACGGATGACAACGCCGCCGACTGGGCTCAGACGGACACGCAAACTCCGGGTCAGCCGAACAGCGGTGAGCCGTGCGATCCGATCAATGCCGTGTTGGAAGATATTCGCGAGAACGACGACAACGGTTTGTCGCTGCTGCTTGGTGATTTTGTGATTTTCCGAGGTATTGTCAACGTCGACAATTACACTTTGGACAGTCTTACGGAATCGAACTACTTCGTTCAAGACGACAACGCAGGCGTCAATGTGTTCCGCGGTTCTGCTCCGCAGGGTTTGATGGAAGGCGATTGTGTTGAAGTTTCGGGTTGGGTTTCGCACTACAATGGATTGACGGAAATCGTGGCGTCAGGTGCCGGCAACTGCTCATTCCGCGTGGAAGCTCTGGGATCCAACGTTCCGGTGACTCCGCAGGTTTTGACGGCAACCTCGCCGTTCGAACCGTTTGAAGGCATGCTGGTTGAGATTCGCAACTGCACGGTAGTCGGCGGTGACCCGTGGCCGACGGGCGCGGGACAAAACGCGAACATCACGGTTACGGACGGTACCGGTACGTTTACGGCACGCATCGACGGTGACACGCAAGTGGGCACGGTTTCGCAGCCGTCCGGCGCGTTTACGGTGCGCGGAATTTTGACGCAGTTTGACACGTCTTCGCCGTATGACACGGACTATCAGATCACGTTCCGCTATCCGAGCGACGTAGTGACGGGTTCCGCCGTGGGCGACGACCCGGTGACGGTCGCCGAGTCTTTTGCTTTGACGAACGCTTATCCGAATCCGTTCAACGGTATCGCGAACATCGAGTTGTCGGTGGGCAGCGCCCGTGAGATCGAAGTGACGATCAGCGACGTGCTGGGCCGTCAAGTTTACAGCCGCACCTTGTCGAATTTGACTCCGGGTATGCACCGCATTCAGTGGTCACCGGAAGGCGCGGCGGGTCTGTACTTCGTGCGTGCGACGTCAAACGCTCGTGTCGAAACGACGAAGCTGCTGTATTTGAAGTAG
- a CDS encoding outer membrane beta-barrel protein — MRALFAVLLSILLTAPVFAEHLRPFVGVGANINTTNDHFTRCKGPRLESACRNLPDHSGLALQVEGGVTNSTYSAYVGYRSGSSSLTGDDTFNVFKGFSSMKYNSSEITSQHFALGGRVQPTISALPVWLRPMVGVGLTWGHATIKSDWTLSSNFTNASFSHEEELESEDAYGGILEFGFAFRPSNLPLQAFLAYEIHAYEARFSGQYEVENFTYSPTADQYEIRENGFKLGLVYHFKTFDTEE, encoded by the coding sequence ATGCGCGCACTTTTCGCGGTTCTTCTGTCTATTCTGCTAACCGCTCCGGTTTTTGCCGAGCACCTGCGTCCCTTTGTCGGCGTTGGCGCGAATATCAACACGACAAACGATCACTTTACACGGTGCAAAGGTCCGCGTTTAGAGAGCGCTTGCCGCAATCTTCCTGATCATTCCGGTCTCGCGCTGCAAGTCGAAGGCGGCGTCACGAACAGCACGTACTCGGCATATGTCGGCTATCGCAGCGGAAGTTCGAGTTTGACCGGCGACGATACCTTCAATGTTTTTAAAGGTTTTTCGTCCATGAAATATAATTCGAGTGAAATCACCAGTCAGCATTTTGCGCTGGGCGGACGTGTGCAGCCGACGATTTCCGCGCTTCCCGTTTGGCTGCGGCCGATGGTTGGCGTCGGACTGACGTGGGGACATGCCACAATAAAATCGGATTGGACGCTCTCTTCCAATTTCACAAACGCGAGTTTTTCACATGAAGAAGAACTTGAGTCGGAAGATGCGTACGGCGGTATTCTCGAATTCGGGTTTGCCTTCCGCCCGTCCAATCTTCCTCTGCAAGCATTCCTTGCGTATGAAATCCACGCGTACGAAGCCCGCTTTTCGGGCCAATATGAAGTAGAAAATTTCACTTATTCGCCGACCGCGGATCAATACGAAATCCGGGAGAACGGTTTCAAACTCGGATTGGTTTACCATTTCAAGACGTTTGACACTGAGGAATAG
- a CDS encoding dTDP-4-dehydrorhamnose 3,5-epimerase family protein, with amino-acid sequence MIKDVITKKLRLMPDERGRLMEILRTDDPDYLPVAQIYMTTNYPGVVKAWHFHKHQTDQMTCVKGMVKVALYDARADSPTKGEVNEFFVGEYNPMLIVIPAGVYHGWKCISEHESVVVNCPTKLYDYKNPDEERAEYDDPNIPYNWDIVYK; translated from the coding sequence ATGATCAAGGACGTTATCACTAAGAAATTGCGGCTGATGCCCGATGAGCGGGGTCGGCTGATGGAAATTTTGCGCACGGATGATCCCGACTATTTGCCCGTCGCACAAATTTACATGACGACCAACTATCCCGGCGTCGTTAAGGCGTGGCACTTTCACAAACATCAGACTGACCAAATGACCTGCGTCAAGGGGATGGTCAAGGTCGCGCTCTACGACGCGCGCGCGGATTCGCCCACCAAGGGTGAAGTCAACGAATTTTTCGTCGGCGAATACAACCCGATGCTGATCGTGATTCCCGCAGGCGTTTACCACGGTTGGAAGTGCATCAGCGAGCACGAAAGCGTCGTCGTCAACTGCCCCACCAAACTCTACGACTACAAAAACCCCGACGAAGAACGCGCAGAATACGACGACCCGAATATCCCGTATAATTGGGATATTGTGTATAAGTAA
- a CDS encoding helix-turn-helix transcriptional regulator, whose protein sequence is MNALRLITELDVAAGLLNLERQELLELLAEPNSASSLARITKRPRQQINYHLRELEKRGLIKHVEDRKRGNCVERVLVRADESLCISPSVLGALAPVPEREPDKLSANYLIATAAKLIRELGHIAMHAGKKRKKVATFTLSAEVRFASPEKRAEFAREASDALARISAKYNDDQSPEGRTFNWIFGAYPAITKDLEGE, encoded by the coding sequence ATGAACGCACTACGACTAATAACCGAGCTGGATGTCGCCGCAGGACTCCTGAATCTCGAACGGCAAGAGTTGCTTGAACTCTTGGCCGAACCCAACTCCGCAAGTTCGCTGGCCCGCATCACCAAACGGCCCCGCCAGCAAATTAACTATCATCTGCGCGAACTGGAAAAGCGCGGACTGATTAAGCACGTTGAAGACCGCAAGCGCGGCAACTGCGTCGAGCGAGTCCTCGTGCGCGCGGACGAATCGCTGTGCATCAGTCCGTCCGTGCTCGGTGCCCTCGCACCGGTACCCGAGCGCGAGCCCGACAAACTCTCTGCGAACTATTTGATCGCGACGGCCGCCAAACTCATCCGCGAGTTGGGACATATCGCCATGCACGCCGGAAAGAAAAGAAAGAAGGTCGCGACCTTCACGTTGTCGGCGGAGGTTCGCTTCGCATCACCCGAAAAACGCGCCGAGTTTGCCCGCGAAGCATCTGACGCGCTCGCTCGCATCAGCGCCAAATACAATGATGACCAAAGTCCTGAAGGCCGCACGTTCAATTGGATTTTCGGAGCCTATCCCGCAATAACCAAAGACCTTGAAGGAGAATAA
- a CDS encoding 30S ribosomal protein S21: MPFVKAREGEPMERLVRRFQKACEKSGILSEVRRRQFYEKPCETAKRERSQTERKIRKINRILRNR, encoded by the coding sequence ATGCCATTTGTCAAAGCCCGTGAGGGTGAACCCATGGAGCGCCTCGTGCGCCGCTTTCAGAAGGCCTGTGAAAAGTCCGGAATCCTTTCCGAAGTCCGCCGCCGCCAATTCTACGAAAAACCCTGTGAAACGGCCAAGCGTGAACGCAGCCAAACCGAACGCAAAATTCGCAAGATCAATCGCATCCTGCGTAATCGCTAA
- a CDS encoding endonuclease MutS2: protein MIGDETLFALEWERVIHIAADSAASSLGAERLLALEVPLSRNRADLVLLRTNEMVRVLTETDGGLPIDGLSDIRESLKSAGVEGASLDPLDLRKIAETLACTNRVRLQLHSRGETLPELAGLANRLWDHGGIARKIESSIDQDGELFDDASPELKRLRGDRRKESKHLEDRLGSIMQKWAEQGYLQDSVVNYRDGKLVLPVRDDAKNKVQGVMVDTSASGATVFLEPVETLPISNKLRQIELEEKREIHKILLKLTALVHESLEEIVLSLEIMAEFDELYARAKLALRWEGIAPELNDTGVIRLWRAKHPLLLERVHEKKLQTVVPLTIEIVPPVRSVVISGPNAGGKTVALKTVGLLSLMAGAGFFIPAASGSQLPHFASIWADIGDAQSLEGDLSTFTGHVARLRKMTEENASPKLLLVDEIGSSTDPAIGAALAQATLLEWTMQGAVSLVTTHHGALKAFAHETDGLQNGSMAFDEESLVPTYHFREGLPGSSYALEIAQRVGFPDRVLKRARGFLDQGALGLEELVSELSRKIEDYEKLRRESDLKLTQYEALSKLYQDRTEELKKTKAQAKKQALAEAEKLVEESRKEIENLVRDIKEKQAEKAAVTSARKKLRELRSKVDVEVKKTAKELKEPVPERKKLTKIEPGVRVAVEGVEGEGVVTNVKRSGKQAEVEMNGMRLWFDTTKLYEPAPAQKKKSPQVRVNVKMTDERITGELDLRGKLGEEAIPIIDHYLAVASEHRYPSVKIIHGKGTGMLRVHVREFLETHPLVRSMYDGGANHDDFGSTVVELH, encoded by the coding sequence ATGATCGGCGACGAAACTTTGTTCGCGCTCGAATGGGAGCGCGTGATTCATATTGCAGCGGACTCGGCCGCTTCGTCTTTGGGGGCGGAGCGGCTTTTAGCACTCGAAGTGCCGTTGTCGCGCAACCGCGCGGACCTCGTACTGCTGCGCACCAACGAAATGGTGCGTGTGCTCACCGAGACCGACGGCGGTTTGCCCATAGACGGTCTGTCGGACATTCGCGAATCGCTGAAGAGCGCCGGTGTCGAAGGAGCAAGTCTCGACCCGCTCGACTTGCGAAAAATCGCCGAGACTTTGGCGTGCACCAACCGTGTCCGTCTCCAACTCCATTCCCGCGGAGAAACGTTGCCCGAGCTTGCGGGCCTTGCCAATCGATTGTGGGATCATGGCGGCATCGCGCGCAAAATCGAATCATCGATTGATCAGGACGGAGAACTCTTCGATGATGCGTCGCCCGAGCTGAAACGGCTGCGCGGTGATCGCCGCAAGGAAAGCAAGCATCTCGAAGACCGGTTAGGTTCCATCATGCAAAAGTGGGCCGAGCAAGGTTACTTGCAGGACAGCGTGGTGAATTACCGCGACGGCAAACTGGTCCTGCCCGTGCGTGACGACGCCAAAAACAAAGTGCAGGGTGTGATGGTCGACACCAGCGCGTCCGGCGCGACGGTGTTTTTGGAACCTGTTGAAACTTTGCCGATCTCCAACAAGCTGCGGCAAATCGAACTCGAAGAGAAGCGCGAGATTCACAAAATCCTGCTGAAACTCACGGCGCTGGTGCATGAGAGTTTGGAAGAAATTGTGCTGTCACTCGAAATCATGGCCGAGTTCGACGAGCTTTATGCCCGCGCCAAACTCGCCCTAAGATGGGAAGGCATCGCGCCGGAACTCAATGACACAGGCGTCATTCGACTATGGCGTGCGAAGCATCCGCTCTTGCTCGAACGTGTGCACGAAAAGAAACTTCAAACCGTGGTGCCGTTGACGATTGAGATCGTTCCGCCCGTGCGCAGCGTCGTGATTTCCGGTCCCAATGCCGGAGGAAAAACGGTTGCATTGAAGACGGTCGGTCTGCTGAGCCTGATGGCGGGAGCAGGTTTTTTCATTCCCGCGGCTTCCGGCAGTCAGCTTCCGCATTTCGCAAGTATCTGGGCGGACATCGGCGACGCGCAATCTTTGGAAGGTGACCTCTCGACGTTCACCGGACACGTCGCGCGGCTGCGCAAGATGACCGAAGAAAACGCGTCACCAAAACTTCTGCTCGTAGATGAAATCGGTTCGTCTACGGATCCAGCGATCGGAGCGGCGCTCGCGCAGGCCACCTTGCTTGAATGGACCATGCAGGGTGCCGTGAGCTTAGTCACGACTCACCACGGTGCGCTGAAAGCCTTCGCGCATGAAACCGATGGCCTTCAAAACGGTTCAATGGCTTTCGATGAAGAGAGCCTTGTTCCCACATATCATTTTAGAGAAGGACTTCCCGGTTCCAGCTATGCGCTGGAAATTGCTCAGCGAGTTGGTTTTCCGGATCGCGTTCTGAAACGTGCACGAGGATTTTTGGATCAAGGAGCCTTGGGGCTTGAAGAACTCGTCAGCGAACTCTCGCGCAAAATCGAAGATTACGAGAAATTGCGCCGCGAGTCTGACCTGAAGCTCACTCAATACGAAGCCCTCTCAAAACTCTATCAGGATCGCACCGAAGAGCTGAAGAAAACCAAAGCTCAAGCGAAGAAACAAGCGCTCGCCGAAGCCGAGAAGCTCGTCGAAGAGTCCCGCAAGGAAATCGAAAACCTCGTGCGCGACATTAAAGAAAAACAGGCGGAGAAAGCCGCCGTCACCTCCGCGCGCAAAAAGCTGCGTGAACTGCGTTCCAAAGTCGACGTCGAAGTCAAGAAGACGGCTAAGGAACTCAAAGAGCCTGTTCCTGAGCGAAAGAAACTAACCAAGATCGAACCCGGTGTGCGCGTGGCCGTCGAGGGAGTGGAGGGGGAAGGTGTCGTCACGAATGTCAAACGCAGCGGCAAGCAAGCCGAAGTCGAGATGAACGGTATGCGGCTGTGGTTTGACACGACGAAACTTTATGAGCCCGCACCGGCGCAAAAGAAAAAGTCGCCCCAAGTGCGAGTAAACGTGAAGATGACTGACGAGCGCATCACGGGTGAACTTGATCTGCGCGGCAAACTTGGCGAAGAAGCGATTCCGATCATTGATCACTACCTCGCGGTCGCTTCCGAACACCGTTACCCGTCCGTTAAGATCATTCACGGCAAGGGCACAGGCATGTTGCGTGTCCACGTGCGTGAATTCCTCGAGACACATCCCCTCGTAAGAAGCATGTATGACGGCGGTGCCAATCACGATGATTTCGGCAGCACGGTAGTGGAATTGCATTAG